The genomic segment CCGAGCTTTTTTGATTCTTCAAGGTAATATCCATGACCCGGGTGTATTAAATCAAAGGTACCAGTTGCCATTACAATTTTAATAATCACACCTCTTTTAAAAAACTATTCTAGAAACCTATTCTAGAAACCTTTCTAAATGCAATATTTTATTGAATTATTAATTTAAGGGAAATTGTTACTTCGGGAAGTTACTTCATTTATGTCTGTTATAAACTATTAGTTTGTTGATAAAAACTATTTGTTAAAGTGTCTTTATTCTTTTTTTATATTGATTTTATCTCGGTTAGTAAATTTTTTTATGAAAAATTCATAATGAAAAATCTTAAAATAGTTATAAGTTCATGGTAGGGTTTATTAACAGTAGTTTTATAAATAAGGAATTATTGAATTGAATCTCTAGAATATTAAGAATATTAAAATAGAGTTTACCAGAATTTTGTTAATAATTTTTATTTAGACTTGAATTAATGGGTAATTATCATGAGTTCCAAAATAGCCAGAGGAAGCCTGATCATGCTGATTGGGTATTTCATTTTTCGTATAGGTGGTTATCTTTACCGTTTTGCCACTGCATATCTATTAGGTCCAGCAGGTTTCGGTATACTTAATCTGGCCCTTCCTACACAGAGTATATTGATTCAAATAGCATCTGGGGGCATGCCACCTGCTATTGCCAAGCACGTTTCAGAATACACGGCAAAAAATGAAGAAGAGATGGTCAAACAAGTAGTTCATACTTCAATAAAAATCGTCATTGTTCTGGGATTGTTAATGAGCATAGTCATATATCTCCTGGCAGAACCATTAGCTTTAGGACTATTTCATAAACCAGAAGCAATACTGCCCTTAAAGCTTGTGGCATTAATAACTCCTTTCAGTGTTTTAGTTGGTGTTTTTAGAGGTGCTTTTCAGGGTGTTTTCCAGATGGGGAACATTGTGATAACCAAAGCTTTTGAACAGGTTTTCATGATCAGCAGTGCTATAATTCTGATTTTACTGGGCTTTTATGTGGCAGGGGCAGTAATTGGAACTGCAATAGGTTTTGTGTTTTCAGCACTGTCAGGATACTATTTATATCGCAGAGGATTGGGGAAACGGCTTAAGAATGTGAAATTATCCTTCTCTACCAAGGAAGAATTAGCCTTAGCCAAGGTACTTCTTATTTTTGCATTCCCAGTTCTCATAACTGGGCTTGCTGAGATTTTATTATTTGACATGATTGGAAATTATGTTGTCGGAGCTTTTATGACCAGCGAGCAACTAGGATTTTTTGGTGCAGCCACTCCTGTAGCCCGTTTACCCCTCATAATTTCCATGGCAGTTGCAACGGCAGTTTTACCAGCCACAGCCGAAGCAGTGGGTTTGGATAATAGAAATGTACTTCAAAACTATGTGAATCAATCCTACCGCTATGTGGCCCTGGTTGTGTTCCCCATGTCTGTGGGAACTATGCTTCTGGCTGCTCCCATCATGAAATTACTTTACATAAACCCAGTCTACATGAACGGAGCAACAGCACTCCAGATCATGGCGCTCGGCATGTTATTTTTCACTATTTACACAGTTTCTTCCAGTATTGCTCAGGGATTGGGAAAACCTTACCTTCCAATGACTATTTTAGTTTTGGGAGTGATCTGTGATGTGGCTATGAGTATTTTTTTAGTACCTCTTTATGGAATTACAGGTGCTGCAATGGCCCTTACTATCACCGCTTTTCTTATAATGACATCTATTGTCTGGAAAACTCTTCAGATAGCTGAGGTAAAATTGGAAATTTTAAATTTAGTTAGAATAAGTATTGCAACAGGGATAATGGGAGTTTTACTTCTTCTTATTCCAGAGAACATCCTATTTTTACCCATTCCCTGGAATTACACTGTATTTGCAGGAGTTATGATTTTGGCGCTTATTGTATATGTGGGGGCTTTAATACTTGTTGGTGGTCTTAAAAAGAGCGATGTTAATGCTATCAGTAAGTTAGGTAATAAATCAGGTCCTTTCAAAACCACATTGAATAAAATAGCTTCATTTTTAGAAAGATTTGCTCACTAAATATTTTTATTCACAAAGAATATAAAAAGCTCTTTAAGTTTTCTTTTTTTTTAGATTGTTAGATTGTTAGGGTGCCAAAGATTCGAACTGTTTGAAATCTTTCAATTCAAACTTTTTTTAGAATACCTAAAAAGCCATAATTAAAATTTTTACTAAATTATTTCCACAATAATTTACATAATAAGTAAGTACATGATAGTAATCAGGGGAATAGGAACGGGTTCTTATGTGGGAGTAGGCCGCGTGAAGAAAATAGAGGATGATGAAGACCTCCTGAAACTGGAAGGAGGGGAGATAGTAGTTCTATCTAAAGCTTCAAGGGACATGTTATCCCATCTTCACAGGGCTGGGGGAGTTGTTACTGATTATGGGGGTATCACCAGTCATGTGGCCATCGTACTTCGGGAGATGAAGATCCCCTGTGTGGTGGGAACTGCCCAGGGTACTAAAAAACTTGAAGAAGGAACCATTGTAACCGTGGATGGGAGAACAGGTAATATCTATCAAGGTTTCATTGAAAGAGATGGTAAACATGATTCTTTTGAACTCCATTATCCTTCAACTTTCATAAAGGTCAACCTCAATGTCCCTGAAATTGCAGGAAAAGTAGCATCCTGTGCTGATGGTGTGGGTTCCATCCGCATTGAAAACAGCATAATTCGCACGGGAAAACATCCCTATGTACTTTTGGAAGAAGGAAAACTCACCAGGGTTATTGTGGATTCTGTAAGGATTATTGCAGATTCATTTTATCCTAAACCAGTATGGTTTCGCACCTTTGACATTCCCACTGATGAACTGAAACGTTTACAGGGTGGAAGTGTTGAGCCCGATGAAGATAACCCGTTACTGGGCCTTAGAGGTATTCATAAGGATCTTAAAAATCCTGAAATTCTGAAAGCAGAGTTTGAGGCCGTATCCCAACTTATGGATGATGGGTACGATAATTTGGGGGTTAAAATACCATTAGTGAGGGATGTTTCTGAGTACAGGCGAGCCAAGGCAGTTATGGGCGAGGTGGGAATCAAACCCCATCAGGACTTGCCTCTGGGGGCCTCCATAGAAACACCATCAGCAGCTTTAACCATGGATGAATTAGTAAAGGAAGGAATGGACTTTGTGACTCTGGGTATGAGTGACATGGCCATGAGCTCCTTGGCAGTGGATAGAAGAGGAGTTAAGGTTTCTAAACACTTTGATCTAACCCATCCATCGGTCTTGAAGATAATGGAAATGGTAATAGAAAAATGCAAAGATAAGGGTATTGAAAGCTGTATATGTGGTCATGCAGGATCTGATCCGGCTATTGTGCGCTGGCTGGTAGAGAAAGGCATAAGTTCCGTATCCACCAATCCTGATCAGATTCTTAATATACGTAAAGTGGTTAATATAACTGAAAAAACCATTATCCAGAAGGGATTTACAAATTAATTTTTAGATAGAGGAGATAAATTGGAATAAAAAAATTAAATTGGAATTAAAAATAATAATTTATAAAAAAATGAGATTTAAGGAATGATCACTCTTTCTGGTATTTGAGGGCATCTTCAAAGTTTATAGTGCCTTTATAAAGTGCCGATCCTATCACAACTCCGTAGACATCTGTTTTACTAAGTAGAGATATGTCTTCCAGAGTACTCACACCTCCAGAATAAATAACTGGTATATTCACATTTTCAAGAAGTTCAAGGAGGGGTTCAACCTTAAAACCACCCAAAAGCCCTTCGTGATCAACATTAGTGAACAAAATCCCTCCAGCTCCTCTTTCTTCCATAATTTTTCCCAGTTCTGGTGCATTCTGGTTAGTTTTTTCAGTCCATCCCCTGACAACCACTTTGGAATCCCTACTATCCAGTGCTACTATTATCCTCTCACTTCCAAATTCACTGGAAAGAGTCTCTACTGCATCAGGGTTCTTTATGGCTAGAGTGCCAAGTATTATCCTATCAATACCACTGTCCAGTAAATTAGCTGCATCCTTAATAGTTCGGATACCTCCACCCATTTGAACTGGTATGGAAACATGTTTAAGGATTTCCCTGACCACCTGCAGGTTCCCTCCCTCTTCTAAGGCACCTCCCAGATCAATCACATGTAAAATACTGGCTCCCTGTTCTTCCCATGCAAGGGCAACTTTTGCAGGGTTATCAAGCACAATCTGTTCTGTTCCAGGCCTTCCCTGTACTAACTGAACACATTTACCATTTTTAATATCAACTGCAGGAATTATAAACATTTAATTGCCTCTCTGATATTGTAACACAAGTTATTTTATGTATTTTATGATTTTAAATGAATTATTTTATGGTTAGATGAATATTATAATTGGATGAGTTTTTTCTACATCATGTATTGATAAATCAAATTTTTTTATTTCAATTTTTAAATCTTTATTAGCCATTTTATTATCTACAATTTGATGACAAAACTCTAACAAATTGAAATCTAACAAATTTAAAGAATCTTTTTTTTTTTAAATGAATAAGTTTCATTTTAAATTTATAACTCCAATTCTAATGAATATTACAATAGGAGTTATAGTAAAAGATGAATATTAATCATCCTATATTAATTAATCAATAGTTGAAGTATAGATTTAAACCAATTATTAATGAAAATAAGAAATCTAATGAGAATTTCCATTTAAATCAGGATTTATTCCAATTCATTATCCAAACTCTGTGATTTGAAAGAGTTTGGTTTATATTATCACCTAATATATCACCTAATATCGATCATAAAATAAGTATTCTATATTCAAATTAAAGGATGTTAATATGATTAGAGTGGCTTTGAAGCTGGCATACATTGGAACTGATTTTTACGGATTCCAAAGACAGCCGCACCTGCGTACAGTTGAAGGAGAACTGTTAAAGGCACTTAAAGAAGCAGGAATAATAACTGACCTTGCACAATCCAATTATTCCATTGCCGGACGCACTGATCGTGGTGTTCATGCCCTGGGAAATGTGGTATCCTTCCGCACGAAAAAAATGCCCATTATAAATCAGATCAATGATCTTCTACCCAAGGATGTAAGGATCTTAGGTTCTGCCAGGGTTCCAATGGGATTCAAAACCAGATATGCCCATAGGAGACATTATCGCTACGTTTTATGTAAAAACCGAAGGGGGGAGGAGTGGGAAACTCACAAAATGCAGCAAGCAGCACATTTAATGGAGGGGACTCATAATTTTATTAATTTTTCCAAGAGAAGTAGGAGGAACCCCATTCGTAACGTGGAAAGTATAATTATAACGCCCCAAAAACATTTATGTACAGTGGATGTAATTGGTGAGAGTTTTTTGTGGAACATGGTTAGAAAGATGGTAGGAGTACTTTTAAGTGTGGGCAAGGGTGATCTTTCAATTGATGATGTTCGAAAAATGATGAACCCTCAGAATACTGCAGCAATAACTCCCCTGCCCCCTGAGAGCCTGATACTGATGGATGTTTGCTATGAAGGTGTCCATTTTAAAGCAGATGAATATGCAAGGCATCGATTTTCTAGGGCCTTACGTGAAGTTTGCCATAACCACTGGAGAATAGTTGCTGCAACAGAAGAAATGATCAATTCTTTAACTGGGGATTGAAAAGATCTCCTGAATGTGATCCTTTTTTATAGTTTTTCAATTTTTTGGAACTAATTAATTAAGTGCTGGTTAACAAAACAATAAATAACAACACAAACAAAGAATTAAAAGTAAAACTAAGAATTAGAACTAGTATCCAAAAGGAGGAAATAGTCTGGTTCACCGCTACCATCAAAATTTTAAAGAAAAACTTTTTTTAAATTTTAAAGACCAGAAATCGTCATCTAAAAACCAGAGAGGTATTATTGTAGGTCTTGACCCTGGCATGACAGTTGGAGTGGCCATTCTTAATCTTTCAGGGGAAATACTTAATGTTAAAAGTTTTAAGGAAGCTTCACGGGCAGATATAACTCGTCACATTATCAGCTATGGTAAAACAGTTTTAGTGGCTACTGATGTCCATAATCCTCCTAAAATGGTTAAAAAAATGGCTGCTTCTCTTAATTCCAAAATTTATTTTCCCTACAGGGATATGGCTGTCAGTGCTAAAAACGAATTAGTGGATGACTACATTTATTCCCATGATCATAACCCGCAAACAACCAGATCAAAAGACGCTAGTGAATCAATTCCTCAAAATGCCCATGAAAGAGATGCACTGGCAGCTGCAATACAGGGTTATAAGAAATATCAGAAAAAACTGGAACAAATAGAAAGAAAAACCCAAGAAACTGAATTAACACCTCAAATGGTGGATGAAATAAAAGTTTCAGTGATTAATGAAATTCCAATTACCAAGGCAATCAATTCCACTATAAATAAGTTCATTCACCAGGGTCATTCTAATAATGAAAAAAGTTCAAATGATGACATGGTCCCTGATTTAATGTCTGAAGATTCTCATGAAATAATTCATAGATTACAGAGTAAAGTAAAATCTCAGGAAAAGCAGATTAAAAATTTGAAAAGTAAAAACAGCATTCTGGAATATAAGGTTAATGAATACCAAGATGAAATATCCCTTTTGGAAAATAAAATCCAAAAATTACAGTACCAGTACTCTCAGAACATCTTACAGCAGAAGGAAATTGCCACTAAAAATTCAATCATCAAAGGGATTCAGGAGAAATATTACCATGAAAAGGAATTAAGAAAAACTCTTGAAGAGCAGCTGGAATCCATAAAACGAATGAGAGCCATGGAGCTTTCCAGAGAAGCAGTACCTGTTAAAATCATTGACACGTTTTCAAAAGATGGGATAAGAGAGGCTGCCAGTTCCAGAAACATAAAAAGGGGGGATGTAGTTCTTTTGAAAAGTTCAGAAGGTGGTGGTTCCCACACTGCATCATTAATTGTTAAATTAGGTGTTAAGGCAGTTATAACCACTGACAAAATGTCTCATCAGGCAAAAGAGGAATTTGAAAAACACATGATCCCCTTACTGGAAGAAGGAGAAGTTGATTTAAAGATGGCAGATGAATTTGCTATTATTTTATCCCGGGATCTTGAAAGGGAAATTGAAAAATGGAATAACCATCAGAAAGAAAAATTGAAAAAAGAAGAAAGAAACAGGCTTCTTAAGATAATGGATGACTATAAGGCCCAAAGGAAAAGATCAAATAATAATTTTCATTGATCATTGCTTGCCAGGTACAGATTCCAGTATTCACATCATTTATTCAGTGGTTTAAAATTTCATTATCATTGTTATTCAACTACTTTTTATCTAATGGACATTTATTAATGTAGTTTAAGATGTATTAGGGTTTATTGAACACATATTAAATATATAGAGTATTAATTGGACTTATTGGGTAAGTATGTCTGTTGAACAAGTATTGGATTTATGCAATTTGTTTTTAAAGAGTAAATATTAAAAGATAGATTAATAATCTTTATTTAATAAATAATCTGATTTGTATTGTTGTGAAGCATTAAACTCCCAGATCATTATAAACTAAATAAACTAATGGTCATCAGACTAAATTTAGGTGTAATAGATGAAAATAGCATTTATAATAGGTACCAGGCCTGAGATTATAAAAATGTCCCCTTTAATAGATGAAGTTGATAAAAGGGGAATAGAATACATATTAATACACACAGGTCAACATTATGACTTTGAAATGTCCCAGCAGTTTTTCATGGACCTTGAACTTAAGGAACCCGATTATAATATAGGTGTGGGGTCTGATTCCCATGCTAAACAGACTGCCACAATGATGGAAGGTATTGAAGATGTTTTAGTTAATGAAAAGCCAGACATTGTCTTGGTTCAGGGAGATACCAATGCAGTTTTAGCCGGAGCCCTAGTTGCAGCCAAACTACATATAGCTGTGGGACATGTGGAAGCTGGTCTTCGCTCCTATGACAAGACCATGCCTGAAGAGATTAACCGTATGGTGGCTGATGTATGCACCAACCTCTTTTTCGTACCCACAGAAGAAACTGCAGTAAATCTTCTATTTGAGGGAATATCCCCCAAAGATATATTCATAACTGGCAATACAGTGGTGGATGCTTGTTACAGAAACCTGAAAATCGCCAGAAAAAGTTCGAACATAATGTCCCAGCTGAACTTGACAGGGGATATTATGTCCTTAACTCTACACCGTGCTGAGAATGTTGATGACCGTGAGAGACTGGAGAGCATCATCCAGGCTTTATTAAAGATTGAAAACATCAATATAGTTTTCCCAGTACATCCCCGTACTGTAAAAACCCTTAAGAAATTTGGGTTCTATACAGAGCTTGATCAAGCACCCCATATTAAGATGACAAAACCAGTTGGTTATCTGGATTTCCTCATTCTCCAATCACATTCTAAGCTTATGATGACGGATTCTGGAGGAGTTCAGGAAGAAGCAATAACCCTTAATATCCCGTGTTTAACCCTGAGATACAATACAGAAAGGCCAGAAACGGTTCATGCAGGGGGGAACATACTGGTGGGGGCAGATACTGGTAAAATAACCAAAACTGTAAGAGAGATACTTGAAGATGAAGAAATCTACTCTAGAATGAAAGAAGCACCCAACCCCTATGGTGATGGCAATGCCTCTCAAAAAATACTCGATGCTATTTTAGATTCATATCATAAGGGTAAGCTAGAAATAAAACCACCTGAAGAGATAGAAGGGGAACACACCAAAAAATTATTATCAATAAATGAACAGGTCACAGTGGCAGAATTTGAAACTAAAAATCCAAAAAGTACAGTGAATCTTGTTTTTGAGGATGATAAGCCTCGCTACCCCTATCCTGACCTCTCACTGGAAGATAAAACCATATTAGTTGTTACTAATTGATAATGCAATGAATCTTTAAGATAAAAATCTTAAAGTCAACAATTTTTTTCCTTCACCAGTTTGAAAACCTCCACTTGTTTAAAATTCGCTGTTTGATAAATACAATAAAAAACAAAAAAATAATTAAGCTCCCATGTTAAAGAAATTAAAGATAGATAAAAATTTTTATTTCATAATTAATATCCATTGAATTTTTTTCAAATAATCCTAATAAATACTGTTTAAATCTATTTAAATCACTTATCACTGTAAAAATCGAAACTACCAGTTTAGGAGATAAACATCAATGATCAATGAAAATTCATCTATAGCAATATTCGGTTTGGGTCATATGGGGCTGCCAACTGCAGCCTTACTGGCCAAAAGTGGCCTGAAGGTGCTGGGGGTTGATATTAACAAGCAAACTGTTAAAATGGTTAACTCGGGCCAATCTCCCATAATGGAGCCTGGTCTGGATGAACTGGTTAAAAAAACGGTAAATGATGGGCTACTTTCTGCAACCAGTAATCCTAAACTAGCAGTGGAAAAATCCCAGATAATCATGATTATAGTACCCACCCCTGTAGATGAAAACAAAAAATCAGACCTTTCTGCAGTTATATCTGCTGCTAAATCCATCGCTACCGGGTTAAAGAAGGATGATCTGGTTATTGTTGAAAGTACAGTTCCTCCAGGCACATGTGAAAATTTGGTAATTCCTTTACTGGAAGAAAGTAATTTAGTGGCAGGTGAAGACTTCAAGGTTGCTTACACACCGGAAAGGGCCCTTCCCAATAATACTCTATATGAAATGACCCATAACGCCCGAGTAATAGGTGGAATAGACCCTCAAAGTACTAAAATAGCCGCTTCATTATACCAGCGGATTACAGAGGGCGAAATAATAATGGTGCAGAACCTGGTTACTGCAGAAATGGTTAAACTAATGGAAAACACCTACCGCGACACCAACATCGCCCTGGCCAATGAAATGGCTTTAGTGTGTGATTCTTTAGGGGTGGATGCCATAGAGGCTATCAATGCAGCTAATCACCATCCCAGAGTTAATATCCATACACCTGGACCTGGAGTGGGAGGGCACTGTCTCTCTATTGATCCCTACTTTATTGTGGAAACAGCCCGAAAAAATGGGGTGGAAACACCCCTTATAAGAACTTCAAGGGAAGTTAACGAGGGAATGCCGGGCCAGGTTGCTAAAATAGTGGAAAAATCTTTAAAAGAGCTTGGTAAAACCATTGAAGGATCTGAAATAGGGATATTGGGAGTGGCTTACAAAGGAAATGTGGCTGATGCCAGGGAAACGCCAGCCGAACCTTTAATAAAAATTTTAAACCATAAAGGAGCAAATGTTGTGGTTAACGACCCTTATGTGCCTCCTGAGATCGTAAAACCATGGGGTGCTCTGATGGTGGGCTTGGAAAGGGCACTATCTGCTGATTGTGTGGTTCTGGTAACAGATCATGATCTTTATGGAAAAATCAAACCATCTATGATAAAAAATGGCCTGATAGTCTGCACACGCCCTGTACTGGACAAGGAAACATTCGAAAAGGGTGGTGTGACTTTTAAGGGAGTTGGAAGGTCTTGAATTTACTTATTTTTGAATATGCCACTGCAATGGGAGTTAAAGATCCCTCATTAACTGCAGAGGGCCAGGCCATGCTAGAAGGCCTCATCAGGGATCTAGAAGGATATGATGCCAGTTTTTTAACCTCAAGAAATTCTGATCCAGTTTTTGGGGGTAAATGCAACCGATTGGAAATTGCAGAGGATTTGGATGATTGGATTAACGACAATATTCATAATTACGACTTTTGTTTACCCGTTGCTCCGGAAGAAGACTTTATTTTATACAAATTAACCCGATTGATTGAAGAAAAAGGTGTTGAAGTTGTTGGATCCTCTTCTGATGCTGTTTGCATATGTTCAGATAAATATTTAACCTACCAGGCACTGAAAAATAAAATTCCTGTAATTCCCACCCAGAAATTATACTGGGAAGAGGTTGATGAACATGCTGAGGCAATTCCCGGGAAAAAGGTGATCAAACCTGCTGACGGAGTTTCCTGTTCAGATGTACAGATAGTAAATTCTACAGAATCACTAAAAAACGCAACCTGGAAAGTTAAAAAAAGTAGCAACCTACCCTACTGTTTACTCCAGAAATTTGTGGAAGGAGATAGTGCTAGTGTGAGTCTGCTTAGTAATGGAGAAAAAGCCATTCCTCTGAGTTTGAACCACCAGAATATCACTGAAAAAAATGGTCATTTCGACTACAATGGGGGTAAAGTTCCATTTTATCATTCTAAAGAGTATGAGGCTAAAAAAATAGCCAAAAAAGCAGTTGAGTCCATCAGTGGCTTGAAAGGTTATGTGGGGGTGGACCTGATCCTGGGTGAAGAGGTTTATCTGGTGGAAATTAACTCCAGACTCACCACACCCTACGTTGCCCTGAGGAACATGCTAAAGTTCAATTTAGGTGAAGCTATCCTCAAATCAGTTCAAGGTGAACTTCCAGGAAAAGTAGAACTTGAAGGAGAGATTAAATTTAGAAAGGAAAATAATCATCTCGATTTAAAGGTGATGTAAATGAAAATTGCTGGTTTTGATATTGGCGGGGCAAACACAGACCTAGCTGTGGTTGAATTCAATGAAAAGAGGGAGATCCTTGACATAAGGACTGATTTTTCTTACCTGCCCATGTGGATAAAAAAAGATGAACTGCCAACCACATTAATCGAATTATTGGGCCAAGACCTTAAGGAAATAGATGCAGTTGGAGTATCCATGACAGCAGAACTTGCAGACAGCTACCAGAATAAAAGCCAAGGAGTTCTGGATATTGCAGGCAGGGTCATGGAAACATTCCATTGCCCTGTTGGTTTTGTAGGCTTAAACGGCATGCTGAGTTATGACGAAGTTCAAAAAAACCCTCTGGACCTGGCTGCAGCTAACTGGATCGCCACCGCCCCACTGGCAGCCTACATGGCTCCTGATTGTGTTTTAATCGATACAGGAAGCACTACTACTGATATTATTCCCATCAAAAATGGAAGGGAATGTGCACGGGGAAGATCGGACCTGGAGAGACTGGCCACTGGTGAACTAGTATACACTGGGACTCTGCGCACCAACGTGGCCACCATTGTGGACAAAGTTCCCCTGAAAGATCAATGGGTGAGAGTGGCATCTGAATTGTTTGCAGTAACTGCTGATGTTCACATGGCCCTGGGAAACATCACCATGAAAGATTACACCTCAGAAACCCCTGATGGCTGTGGAACCCAGGTTGAAGATTGCCTCTTAAGACTTTCTAGGGTGGTATGTGGCGATCTTCAGCTATTAAATGTTGAAGAAGTTTTAGAAATAG from the Methanobacteriaceae archaeon genome contains:
- a CDS encoding flippase, which gives rise to MSSKIARGSLIMLIGYFIFRIGGYLYRFATAYLLGPAGFGILNLALPTQSILIQIASGGMPPAIAKHVSEYTAKNEEEMVKQVVHTSIKIVIVLGLLMSIVIYLLAEPLALGLFHKPEAILPLKLVALITPFSVLVGVFRGAFQGVFQMGNIVITKAFEQVFMISSAIILILLGFYVAGAVIGTAIGFVFSALSGYYLYRRGLGKRLKNVKLSFSTKEELALAKVLLIFAFPVLITGLAEILLFDMIGNYVVGAFMTSEQLGFFGAATPVARLPLIISMAVATAVLPATAEAVGLDNRNVLQNYVNQSYRYVALVVFPMSVGTMLLAAPIMKLLYINPVYMNGATALQIMALGMLFFTIYTVSSSIAQGLGKPYLPMTILVLGVICDVAMSIFLVPLYGITGAAMALTITAFLIMTSIVWKTLQIAEVKLEILNLVRISIATGIMGVLLLLIPENILFLPIPWNYTVFAGVMILALIVYVGALILVGGLKKSDVNAISKLGNKSGPFKTTLNKIASFLERFAH
- a CDS encoding phosphoenolpyruvate synthase yields the protein MIVIRGIGTGSYVGVGRVKKIEDDEDLLKLEGGEIVVLSKASRDMLSHLHRAGGVVTDYGGITSHVAIVLREMKIPCVVGTAQGTKKLEEGTIVTVDGRTGNIYQGFIERDGKHDSFELHYPSTFIKVNLNVPEIAGKVASCADGVGSIRIENSIIRTGKHPYVLLEEGKLTRVIVDSVRIIADSFYPKPVWFRTFDIPTDELKRLQGGSVEPDEDNPLLGLRGIHKDLKNPEILKAEFEAVSQLMDDGYDNLGVKIPLVRDVSEYRRAKAVMGEVGIKPHQDLPLGASIETPSAALTMDELVKEGMDFVTLGMSDMAMSSLAVDRRGVKVSKHFDLTHPSVLKIMEMVIEKCKDKGIESCICGHAGSDPAIVRWLVEKGISSVSTNPDQILNIRKVVNITEKTIIQKGFTN
- a CDS encoding 1-(5-phosphoribosyl)-5-[(5-phosphoribosylamino)methylideneamino]imidazole-4-carboxamide isomerase — translated: MFIIPAVDIKNGKCVQLVQGRPGTEQIVLDNPAKVALAWEEQGASILHVIDLGGALEEGGNLQVVREILKHVSIPVQMGGGIRTIKDAANLLDSGIDRIILGTLAIKNPDAVETLSSEFGSERIIVALDSRDSKVVVRGWTEKTNQNAPELGKIMEERGAGGILFTNVDHEGLLGGFKVEPLLELLENVNIPVIYSGGVSTLEDISLLSKTDVYGVVIGSALYKGTINFEDALKYQKE
- the truA gene encoding tRNA pseudouridine(38-40) synthase TruA yields the protein MIRVALKLAYIGTDFYGFQRQPHLRTVEGELLKALKEAGIITDLAQSNYSIAGRTDRGVHALGNVVSFRTKKMPIINQINDLLPKDVRILGSARVPMGFKTRYAHRRHYRYVLCKNRRGEEWETHKMQQAAHLMEGTHNFINFSKRSRRNPIRNVESIIITPQKHLCTVDVIGESFLWNMVRKMVGVLLSVGKGDLSIDDVRKMMNPQNTAAITPLPPESLILMDVCYEGVHFKADEYARHRFSRALREVCHNHWRIVAATEEMINSLTGD
- a CDS encoding DUF460 domain-containing protein yields the protein MVHRYHQNFKEKLFLNFKDQKSSSKNQRGIIVGLDPGMTVGVAILNLSGEILNVKSFKEASRADITRHIISYGKTVLVATDVHNPPKMVKKMAASLNSKIYFPYRDMAVSAKNELVDDYIYSHDHNPQTTRSKDASESIPQNAHERDALAAAIQGYKKYQKKLEQIERKTQETELTPQMVDEIKVSVINEIPITKAINSTINKFIHQGHSNNEKSSNDDMVPDLMSEDSHEIIHRLQSKVKSQEKQIKNLKSKNSILEYKVNEYQDEISLLENKIQKLQYQYSQNILQQKEIATKNSIIKGIQEKYYHEKELRKTLEEQLESIKRMRAMELSREAVPVKIIDTFSKDGIREAASSRNIKRGDVVLLKSSEGGGSHTASLIVKLGVKAVITTDKMSHQAKEEFEKHMIPLLEEGEVDLKMADEFAIILSRDLEREIEKWNNHQKEKLKKEERNRLLKIMDDYKAQRKRSNNNFH
- the wecB gene encoding UDP-N-acetylglucosamine 2-epimerase (non-hydrolyzing); translation: MKIAFIIGTRPEIIKMSPLIDEVDKRGIEYILIHTGQHYDFEMSQQFFMDLELKEPDYNIGVGSDSHAKQTATMMEGIEDVLVNEKPDIVLVQGDTNAVLAGALVAAKLHIAVGHVEAGLRSYDKTMPEEINRMVADVCTNLFFVPTEETAVNLLFEGISPKDIFITGNTVVDACYRNLKIARKSSNIMSQLNLTGDIMSLTLHRAENVDDRERLESIIQALLKIENINIVFPVHPRTVKTLKKFGFYTELDQAPHIKMTKPVGYLDFLILQSHSKLMMTDSGGVQEEAITLNIPCLTLRYNTERPETVHAGGNILVGADTGKITKTVREILEDEEIYSRMKEAPNPYGDGNASQKILDAILDSYHKGKLEIKPPEEIEGEHTKKLLSINEQVTVAEFETKNPKSTVNLVFEDDKPRYPYPDLSLEDKTILVVTN
- a CDS encoding nucleotide sugar dehydrogenase — translated: MINENSSIAIFGLGHMGLPTAALLAKSGLKVLGVDINKQTVKMVNSGQSPIMEPGLDELVKKTVNDGLLSATSNPKLAVEKSQIIMIIVPTPVDENKKSDLSAVISAAKSIATGLKKDDLVIVESTVPPGTCENLVIPLLEESNLVAGEDFKVAYTPERALPNNTLYEMTHNARVIGGIDPQSTKIAASLYQRITEGEIIMVQNLVTAEMVKLMENTYRDTNIALANEMALVCDSLGVDAIEAINAANHHPRVNIHTPGPGVGGHCLSIDPYFIVETARKNGVETPLIRTSREVNEGMPGQVAKIVEKSLKELGKTIEGSEIGILGVAYKGNVADARETPAEPLIKILNHKGANVVVNDPYVPPEIVKPWGALMVGLERALSADCVVLVTDHDLYGKIKPSMIKNGLIVCTRPVLDKETFEKGGVTFKGVGRS
- a CDS encoding ATP-grasp domain-containing protein, which produces MNLLIFEYATAMGVKDPSLTAEGQAMLEGLIRDLEGYDASFLTSRNSDPVFGGKCNRLEIAEDLDDWINDNIHNYDFCLPVAPEEDFILYKLTRLIEEKGVEVVGSSSDAVCICSDKYLTYQALKNKIPVIPTQKLYWEEVDEHAEAIPGKKVIKPADGVSCSDVQIVNSTESLKNATWKVKKSSNLPYCLLQKFVEGDSASVSLLSNGEKAIPLSLNHQNITEKNGHFDYNGGKVPFYHSKEYEAKKIAKKAVESISGLKGYVGVDLILGEEVYLVEINSRLTTPYVALRNMLKFNLGEAILKSVQGELPGKVELEGEIKFRKENNHLDLKVM